DNA sequence from the Gallaecimonas pentaromativorans genome:
CAAGCCAGAAGACACCCTTGCCTCAGCGCTGCCGGTTCCGCTTTGGGCCACCATTCCCTGGGTGCCAAGGCTGCTCGCTCCCCGCATCGAAGACGTGGCCCGGCACCTCGGCGCCCTGCCCCTTTGCAGCGGCGATTGGTCTACCCGGCGGGTAAAGGAGGTGATCCTCGAGTCCCGCTCCCTGACCAATATGGCAACACTGTTTAAACCGGGCGCGCTGTTGGTGACCTCGGGGGACCGCAGCGACCTTATCGTTGCCGCCGCTCTTGCCACCCGCAACGGTTTGCAGCTTGGCGGGTTGTTGCTCACCGGCGGCTACCAGCCAGAGCCGGCGATCATGGATTTGTGTGAAGGCGCCTTTGACGATGGCCTGCCGATGCTGCTGGTGGAAGACGACACCTGGCATACCTCCCAGGCCCTACAAGCGCTGTCACTGCACCTGGAGGTGGACGACAGTAATCGCCAGCGCTGGATCATGGAATGGATAGCCGACCATCTCGACACCGAGGCGCTGCTGCGCCGCCATCAAGGTGAAGAAAAACGGCTCTCCCCCACCGCTTTTCGCTACCAGTTGATGCAAAAAGCCCGGCGCCAACGCCAGCGGGTGCTGCTGCCAGAAGGTGAAGATGCCAGGGTGGTGGAAGCGGCGGTCAAGGCGGCGCAGCTGGGAATAGCCCAGTGCCTGCTGCTGGGAAACCCGGCCCGCATCCGCGCCGTGGCACAAAGCCATGATGTGCAGTTAAGCCATGACGTGGTCATTATCGACCCCGATTCCATTCGGGAGCGCTACGTGGCGCCGATGATGAAGCTGCGCCAGCACAAAGGCCTGGAAGAAGTCATGGCCAGAGAGCAGCTACAAGACAACAACGTGCTGGGCGCCATGATGCTGGCCCAAGACGAGGCCGATGCCATGGTCAGCGGCGCCCAGGGCACTACCCTCAGCACCTTGCGCCCGGCGCTGCAGCTCATTAAAACAGCGCCGGGGCAATCTCTGGTTTCCAGCGCCTTTTTACTGCTGCTGCCTGATC
Encoded proteins:
- the pta gene encoding phosphate acetyltransferase, with the protein product MTKPLLLVPLCTGVAQTSLSLGLVHALQRQGIRVGFGKLMPAERVDKDRTLAIMAKLVESPAALVIDDLAPLASLTKQLTALTETSPLPLIIAGLPAIDGGANPLNLELANALGLDVLLLGNGAPASKLLPRIEKVLTQLSSSQVQGLVLNQWPADNSDGPISKLGQGSQSKPEDTLASALPVPLWATIPWVPRLLAPRIEDVARHLGALPLCSGDWSTRRVKEVILESRSLTNMATLFKPGALLVTSGDRSDLIVAAALATRNGLQLGGLLLTGGYQPEPAIMDLCEGAFDDGLPMLLVEDDTWHTSQALQALSLHLEVDDSNRQRWIMEWIADHLDTEALLRRHQGEEKRLSPTAFRYQLMQKARRQRQRVLLPEGEDARVVEAAVKAAQLGIAQCLLLGNPARIRAVAQSHDVQLSHDVVIIDPDSIRERYVAPMMKLRQHKGLEEVMAREQLQDNNVLGAMMLAQDEADAMVSGAQGTTLSTLRPALQLIKTAPGQSLVSSAFLLLLPDQVLIYGDCAINPSPNAQQLAEIALQCADTAALFDLTPQVAMISTASSQPKVQQATAQARAQAPRLVIEGPLAYDTAIIESLARAKAPGSPIAGRSNVFIFPELNLGYSTFQTVRRSAELVTLGPMVQGLKKPVNDLSRDASIHDIVQTIALTAVQAANPGIKKAAT